Proteins from one Clostridium cellulovorans 743B genomic window:
- the rlmH gene encoding 23S rRNA (pseudouridine(1915)-N(3))-methyltransferase RlmH, translating into MKITLVTVGKLKEKYLKEAISEYSKRLSRYCKLDIIEVNDEKTPDNASEKEEILIKNKEGEAILKHIKDNMLVVAMDLKGKMLSSEEFGTFIKDAGVRGNSDIAFIIGGSLGISDEVLRRADHKLCISKMTFPHQLFRVILLEQIYRGFRIINGEPYHK; encoded by the coding sequence ATGAAGATAACATTAGTAACAGTAGGAAAGTTAAAGGAAAAGTACTTAAAGGAAGCTATAAGTGAGTATTCAAAACGGTTAAGTAGATACTGTAAATTAGATATAATTGAAGTAAATGATGAAAAAACTCCTGACAATGCTTCTGAAAAGGAAGAAATTTTGATAAAGAATAAAGAAGGAGAGGCTATATTAAAGCACATTAAGGATAATATGCTTGTGGTAGCTATGGATTTGAAGGGTAAAATGTTGTCCTCTGAAGAATTTGGAACTTTTATTAAGGATGCAGGGGTTAGAGGTAATAGTGATATTGCTTTTATTATCGGTGGTAGTTTAGGGATTAGTGATGAGGTTTTAAGAAGAGCAGATCATAAGCTGTGTATTTCTAAGATGACTTTTCCTCACCAACTTTTTAGGGTTATCTTGTTGGAGCAGATTTATAGAGGGTTTAGGATTATTAATGGGGAACCGTACCATAAGTAA
- a CDS encoding lactate utilization protein, whose protein sequence is MMENRVEKVIKNLKKNNMNGYLVKDEKELIDKIEEIVADGATVSVGGSMTLFETGIIDYLRQGRYKFLDRYKDGLSREEVGKIYREAFFADAYFTSTNAITEEGQLYNVDGNGNRVAAMIFGPKKVIVITGTNKIVADMDEAIKRVREVAAPLNSKRLDRMTPCVKTEKCMSCSSKDRICNDYTVIGRQGDNQRLHVIFLDKKLGY, encoded by the coding sequence ATGATGGAAAATAGAGTTGAAAAAGTTATAAAAAATCTTAAAAAAAATAACATGAACGGATATTTAGTTAAAGATGAAAAAGAACTTATAGATAAGATAGAAGAAATAGTAGCTGATGGAGCAACTGTATCTGTAGGTGGTTCTATGACTTTGTTTGAAACAGGGATAATAGATTACTTACGTCAAGGTCGATATAAGTTTTTAGATAGATATAAGGATGGATTATCAAGAGAAGAAGTAGGGAAAATTTATAGAGAAGCTTTTTTCGCAGATGCTTACTTTACAAGTACCAATGCTATCACAGAAGAAGGTCAACTTTACAATGTAGATGGAAATGGAAATAGAGTCGCAGCTATGATATTTGGACCTAAAAAAGTGATAGTGATAACAGGCACAAATAAGATAGTTGCAGATATGGATGAAGCGATAAAAAGAGTCCGAGAAGTAGCAGCTCCATTAAACTCAAAAAGATTGGACCGAATGACACCATGTGTAAAGACTGAAAAATGCATGAGTTGTAGTTCAAAGGATAGGATATGTAATGATTATACAGTAATAGGGAGACAAGGAGATAATCAAAGACTTCATGTTATTTTCCTAGATAAAAAGCTAGGATATTAG
- the add gene encoding adenosine deaminase: MNRLDKIKKIPKVELHCHLDGSIRVETMFELCKDQGLISKNISIKEFATMVQLIEPCNSLKKYLEKFSYAIEVLQSKENIKRIAFELIEDASIDGVMYIEIRFAPLNHTARDLTEDEIIEAVITGAEEGKQKYNVSYGIILCAMRHEGIERSRKVIELAAKHKSFGVVGVDLAGNEQDYGPELFIDAFVEAEKKGLHITVHAGETGNEENIVKSVKLLKARRIGHGIHAYKNPEVIKFLIDNQIPLEMCPTSNVDTNAVDNYKSHPILDYLRKGIKVTLSTDNRTVSRVTLSEEYNMLMEQLNLNANEMQKLIENGIDVAFCSEELKKQLREQVFKAKNIMSELN, from the coding sequence ATGAATAGATTAGATAAGATAAAGAAGATTCCCAAGGTAGAACTTCATTGTCATTTAGATGGGAGCATTAGAGTCGAAACAATGTTTGAGTTGTGTAAAGATCAAGGTTTGATATCTAAGAACATATCAATTAAAGAATTTGCAACTATGGTTCAGCTTATTGAACCATGTAATTCCCTGAAGAAGTATTTAGAGAAGTTTTCTTATGCTATAGAAGTTTTACAGAGTAAAGAGAATATAAAAAGAATTGCCTTTGAGCTTATTGAAGATGCTAGTATAGATGGAGTTATGTATATAGAAATTAGATTTGCACCTCTTAATCACACAGCGAGAGATCTTACGGAAGATGAAATTATTGAGGCTGTCATTACTGGTGCTGAAGAAGGAAAGCAAAAGTATAATGTAAGTTATGGTATTATCTTGTGCGCTATGAGACATGAAGGGATAGAACGTTCTAGGAAAGTAATAGAATTAGCAGCTAAGCATAAAAGTTTTGGTGTTGTTGGTGTGGACTTAGCTGGAAATGAACAAGACTATGGTCCAGAGTTATTTATTGATGCTTTTGTAGAAGCTGAGAAGAAAGGACTACATATAACTGTTCATGCAGGAGAAACGGGGAATGAAGAAAATATTGTAAAGTCTGTTAAGTTGTTAAAGGCAAGGAGAATCGGACATGGAATTCATGCATATAAAAATCCAGAAGTTATAAAGTTTCTTATAGATAATCAGATACCACTGGAAATGTGCCCTACTAGTAATGTGGATACTAATGCAGTAGATAATTATAAGAGCCATCCTATATTAGATTATCTAAGGAAGGGGATAAAGGTAACGTTAAGCACGGATAACAGAACAGTATCAAGAGTGACATTATCAGAAGAATATAACATGTTGATGGAACAGTTGAATCTTAACGCAAATGAGATGCAAAAACTAATAGAGAACGGTATTGATGTTGCATTTTGCAGTGAAGAACTAAAAAAACAATTAAGAGAGCAAGTATTTAAAGCTAAGAACATTATGTCAGAGCTTAATTAG
- a CDS encoding SEC-C metal-binding domain-containing protein — MALYKQWTDMVIDYVKQKGEAAFWDEYSKIETKIYSKLLAQHKKEIKGSVEELAKEYEVDNIFFMGFVDGINESLVAPLELEEVEVDTEIVLEVDYEKLFFNMLDAKAQYLFTLPQWDGIFSEEKRKEIHETWKKSKTIVNENKVGRNDQCPCGSGKKYKKCCGKTA; from the coding sequence ATGGCTTTATACAAACAATGGACAGACATGGTGATAGACTATGTTAAGCAAAAAGGCGAAGCAGCTTTCTGGGATGAATATAGTAAAATAGAAACTAAGATCTACTCAAAGCTTCTAGCACAACATAAAAAAGAGATAAAAGGTTCAGTTGAAGAATTAGCAAAAGAATATGAAGTTGATAATATTTTCTTCATGGGTTTTGTTGATGGAATAAATGAAAGTTTAGTTGCTCCACTAGAATTAGAAGAAGTTGAAGTTGATACAGAAATTGTTTTAGAAGTAGATTATGAAAAATTATTTTTCAATATGTTAGATGCTAAGGCTCAGTATTTATTTACTCTTCCACAATGGGATGGTATTTTCTCAGAAGAAAAGAGAAAAGAAATACATGAAACTTGGAAGAAATCAAAAACTATCGTTAATGAAAATAAAGTTGGTAGAAATGACCAATGCCCATGCGGTAGTGGCAAAAAATATAAGAAATGTTGCGGTAAAACTGCATAA
- a CDS encoding GerMN domain-containing protein has product MRFVRVVGILVITAAISFTGCAKKDVNQKQSEQIKKSTIAEAEESQTSVIEIDAYFDSTSSEGSPSISKETRYIKEDELLARAILEELIKGADLTGNLKGILSKDTKIISVSIKDGIAYVSFDFNSNSENIIKDKNKEAVIVKAIVQSLMQIKSINSVKILIPATNQTTFGGTVDITKPLTPTDIQTVTIK; this is encoded by the coding sequence ATGAGGTTTGTTAGGGTAGTTGGGATATTAGTGATTACTGCGGCGATTAGCTTTACAGGTTGCGCAAAAAAAGATGTAAATCAAAAGCAATCAGAGCAAATAAAAAAGTCTACTATTGCAGAAGCAGAAGAGTCACAAACTAGTGTAATCGAAATAGATGCATATTTTGATAGTACTAGTAGTGAAGGTTCACCAAGCATATCTAAAGAAACTAGATATATAAAAGAGGATGAGCTTTTAGCGAGGGCAATTTTAGAAGAGTTAATTAAAGGTGCAGATTTAACAGGTAATCTAAAAGGGATACTTTCTAAAGATACAAAAATAATAAGTGTATCTATTAAAGATGGTATTGCTTATGTTAGTTTCGACTTTAATAGTAATTCAGAAAATATAATAAAAGATAAGAATAAAGAAGCAGTAATAGTTAAAGCCATAGTACAATCATTAATGCAAATAAAGAGCATTAATAGTGTTAAAATTTTAATTCCCGCTACAAACCAAACTACCTTTGGTGGAACTGTAGATATAACAAAACCATTAACACCAACAGATATTCAGACAGTTACAATAAAATAG
- a CDS encoding MBL fold metallo-hydrolase, giving the protein MKFCSLYSGSSGNSIFIGNEHGKILVDAGLSGKYIEKALIDIEENPRDIAGIFITHEHTDHIKGVGVLSRKYNIPIFANELTWGKLESSLGKLKDENKVIIDKQKEIKDLLITRFDTPHDAVASSGFTVQSGNKKVAIVTDIGHFSSEIKNTIKDSDIVLIESNHDVEMVKFGPYPYMLKKRILSNVGHLSNDDCGRAILDIMDHKQKHIILGHLSNNNNYPDLAYETVKNILIDENVDVNKDIFLTLAKRDMPSNYIDI; this is encoded by the coding sequence ATGAAGTTTTGTTCATTATATAGTGGTAGTAGTGGTAACAGTATTTTTATAGGAAATGAACACGGAAAAATATTAGTTGATGCAGGACTTTCAGGGAAATATATAGAGAAGGCTTTAATAGATATAGAGGAAAATCCTCGAGACATTGCAGGTATATTTATAACTCATGAACATACAGACCATATTAAAGGTGTTGGAGTATTATCAAGGAAATATAACATACCTATATTTGCTAATGAATTGACATGGGGAAAGCTTGAAAGTTCTTTAGGGAAGCTAAAGGATGAAAACAAAGTCATAATTGATAAGCAAAAAGAAATCAAGGATTTACTTATAACTAGATTTGATACACCTCATGATGCAGTAGCATCTTCAGGCTTTACAGTACAAAGTGGAAATAAAAAAGTAGCTATAGTAACTGATATAGGACATTTTTCTTCGGAAATTAAGAATACTATAAAGGATAGCGATATTGTACTTATAGAAAGCAATCATGATGTTGAGATGGTTAAGTTTGGACCATATCCTTATATGCTTAAGAAAAGAATATTAAGTAATGTAGGACATTTATCAAATGATGATTGTGGAAGAGCCATATTAGATATAATGGATCATAAACAAAAGCATATAATACTCGGCCATTTGAGTAACAATAATAATTATCCAGATCTAGCATATGAAACAGTTAAAAATATTTTAATTGATGAAAATGTTGATGTGAATAAGGATATATTTCTTACACTAGCAAAACGAGATATGCCGAGTAACTATATAGATATATAA
- a CDS encoding UDP-N-acetylglucosamine 1-carboxyvinyltransferase — protein MERLVVTGGNPLRGAVDITGAKNAAVAILPAALMASKNVCVIDNVPDIEDISCMETIMKSIGAKVERKGNAFHVDSTELTTTEALIEEMRKMRGSYYLIGALLGRFKKVKVELPGGCHIGVRPIDQHIKGFEALGAKVDIKHGIAEVTADRLIGANIYLDVVSVGATINVMLAAALAEGETTLENAAKEPHVVDVANFLNSMGAKIKGAGTDVIKILGVKELSGCDYSVIPDQIEAGTFMIAAAACGGEVTLNNVIPKHLESITAKLIEMGVEVEENDDSVTVRTNGNLKGVNVKTLPYPGFPTDVQQPMTTLLSVAKGRSVVHESIWESRFKFIDELKKMGANIKVEGRVAIVDGVERLTGATVVANDLRAGAAMIIAGLMAEGETIVTDIGHIDRGYPNIENKFNKLGGNIRRISVGE, from the coding sequence ATGGAGAGACTTGTAGTAACTGGGGGTAACCCATTGCGTGGAGCAGTTGATATTACTGGAGCTAAGAATGCTGCTGTTGCAATATTACCAGCTGCATTGATGGCAAGCAAAAATGTATGTGTTATAGATAATGTACCTGATATTGAAGATATAAGTTGTATGGAAACAATAATGAAAAGTATAGGTGCCAAGGTTGAACGAAAAGGAAATGCTTTTCATGTTGATAGTACAGAGCTTACCACAACAGAAGCTCTTATTGAAGAAATGAGGAAGATGAGAGGTTCTTATTATCTTATAGGAGCGTTACTAGGAAGATTTAAAAAAGTAAAAGTTGAGCTTCCAGGTGGTTGTCACATAGGAGTTAGACCTATAGATCAACACATTAAAGGATTTGAAGCATTAGGTGCAAAGGTAGATATAAAACATGGTATTGCAGAGGTTACTGCAGATAGGTTAATCGGAGCTAATATATATTTAGATGTTGTAAGTGTTGGAGCGACTATAAATGTAATGTTAGCAGCTGCTCTTGCGGAAGGAGAAACTACTCTTGAGAATGCAGCAAAGGAACCTCATGTAGTAGATGTTGCTAACTTTTTAAATTCTATGGGTGCAAAAATTAAAGGTGCTGGAACAGATGTGATAAAAATTCTAGGTGTTAAAGAATTAAGCGGATGTGATTATAGTGTTATTCCAGATCAAATAGAAGCTGGAACTTTTATGATTGCAGCTGCTGCTTGTGGTGGAGAAGTTACACTAAACAATGTAATTCCTAAACATTTAGAATCTATCACTGCTAAACTTATAGAAATGGGCGTTGAAGTTGAAGAAAATGATGATTCTGTAACAGTAAGAACAAATGGAAACTTAAAAGGGGTTAATGTAAAAACTCTTCCTTATCCAGGATTTCCGACAGATGTTCAGCAGCCAATGACTACACTTTTATCCGTTGCAAAAGGGAGAAGCGTCGTTCACGAAAGTATATGGGAGAGCCGATTTAAATTCATAGATGAATTAAAGAAAATGGGCGCAAACATTAAAGTAGAAGGAAGAGTTGCAATCGTTGATGGGGTAGAAAGGTTAACTGGTGCTACTGTAGTTGCAAATGACCTTAGGGCAGGTGCTGCTATGATTATTGCTGGACTTATGGCTGAAGGCGAAACTATAGTTACTGATATTGGGCACATAGACAGAGGTTATCCAAATATTGAGAATAAATTCAATAAACTTGGTGGTAACATAAGAAGAATTTCAGTAGGTGAGTAA
- a CDS encoding 2'-5' RNA ligase family protein, protein MKYYLVAMFDDNSYEYVEGLQKSINRKYKLSNNNTLPKPHIILDVIVDPDLDKFEEIVEKILRPYKKFKVELNGLSYIDQNNKNFNFKIENKGYIIRIARNINSTLKLSGFNVKEIEDQWNLHVPLANNNLASKTQNSKEYTATIDKIKTLTPYTLAKIDRFELWKSINNKKKTVVQTFSLRDC, encoded by the coding sequence ATGAAATACTATTTAGTAGCAATGTTTGATGATAATTCTTATGAGTATGTTGAGGGGCTCCAAAAAAGTATTAATAGAAAGTATAAGCTGTCTAACAACAATACACTTCCAAAACCTCATATAATACTTGATGTTATAGTAGATCCTGATTTAGATAAGTTTGAGGAGATAGTCGAAAAAATTCTAAGACCTTATAAAAAATTTAAAGTTGAACTCAATGGTCTTTCTTATATAGATCAAAACAATAAAAACTTTAATTTTAAAATTGAGAATAAAGGCTATATAATTCGTATAGCTAGGAACATTAATTCCACATTAAAACTTTCAGGCTTTAATGTTAAAGAAATAGAAGACCAGTGGAATCTTCATGTACCTCTAGCAAATAATAACTTAGCTTCTAAAACTCAAAATTCAAAAGAATATACTGCTACCATCGATAAAATTAAAACTCTTACACCGTATACCTTAGCAAAAATAGATAGATTTGAATTATGGAAATCAATAAATAACAAAAAGAAAACAGTAGTACAGACATTTTCTCTTAGAGATTGTTAA
- a CDS encoding dUTP diphosphatase: MQLMKLFEMQKDVDSLTLKNKSIENNSLTLKKMIGLQISIGNLASRTNCCDIWKSSTNCDKSQILEDYITALNYLLSIGLDKSYEDIEINIHPSTQKIADQFISLYIDINDLVLYTGRDHYITLLEDFFALGITIGFSLDEVLTGFNTSMTRLKTDYALAE, translated from the coding sequence ATGCAACTAATGAAGTTGTTCGAAATGCAAAAAGATGTAGATTCTTTAACTCTCAAGAATAAATCAATAGAAAATAATTCTTTGACGTTAAAAAAAATGATAGGTTTACAGATTTCTATAGGAAACTTAGCTTCAAGAACTAACTGTTGTGATATATGGAAATCCTCAACTAACTGTGATAAATCACAAATCTTAGAGGATTATATTACAGCATTAAATTACCTTCTTAGTATCGGGCTTGATAAATCTTATGAGGACATCGAAATAAATATACATCCTAGTACTCAAAAGATCGCTGATCAATTTATATCTCTCTATATAGATATAAATGATTTAGTACTCTACACTGGAAGAGATCATTATATCACTCTTCTTGAGGATTTTTTTGCTTTAGGAATCACTATTGGATTTTCATTAGATGAAGTATTAACAGGTTTCAATACTTCAATGACTAGATTAAAAACTGATTATGCACTTGCTGAATAA
- a CDS encoding DMT family transporter gives MSGFLFAVIAGVAMSLQGVFNTRLSDKIGSFKTTVFVQGTAFIFSLIALFIFGYNEQGKFGDLKLINKLYLTGGLIGVLITYTVILSIKNLSPTVAISSILIAQLLSASLIDALGLFDTKKVIISANELVGISIMLVGIVVFKFLKF, from the coding sequence ATGAGTGGTTTTCTTTTTGCTGTCATTGCTGGTGTCGCTATGAGCTTGCAGGGGGTATTTAACACCAGACTTAGTGACAAAATAGGCTCCTTTAAAACAACTGTTTTCGTTCAAGGCACAGCATTTATCTTTTCATTAATCGCACTTTTCATTTTTGGATACAATGAACAAGGGAAATTTGGAGACTTAAAGCTTATTAACAAATTATATTTAACAGGAGGTCTAATAGGCGTTTTAATAACTTACACTGTTATTCTAAGTATTAAAAACCTTTCTCCTACAGTTGCAATTTCCTCAATATTAATAGCACAACTTCTTTCTGCTTCATTAATAGATGCCTTGGGTCTTTTTGATACTAAAAAGGTTATTATAAGCGCTAATGAGTTAGTAGGCATATCGATTATGCTTGTAGGTATAGTTGTCTTTAAATTTTTAAAATTTTAA
- a CDS encoding S8 family serine peptidase, whose protein sequence is MIKRRKLSPVLKDFIEDNPLKEYRIIIEAKSSIDTIIKKISSSKGIVLKTISSLNIISAKVSSAIIDRLCELPAIDYITLDDTALLCGVGIHSANNVSYKFSLPGSGKGITIGIVDSGVFPHPCLTRPINKLRKFYDLINDVPYPYDDNGHGTFISGVICGDGKDSKNMYKGIASSSNIFMVKAFDAMGRGYISDILFAIDTIISSAEEENIKILCLPFETLTYDKHINSYFYNIFNLCKSKNIIVIVPSGNNRNQQDSIRGIATLSNCITVGGISSSLGYTNYEYSSLGDGKFSKKPDFLAACVEITSLNTDKNYVSIKNGLKQYPHKLDKPYVNFTGTSISCAYLSALCSIIYEIKPTLTTEDIYSLLILSSRRIDTLGDNQGHGIINVELLSSNLKE, encoded by the coding sequence ATGATTAAAAGAAGAAAACTTTCTCCGGTATTGAAAGATTTTATAGAAGATAATCCGCTTAAGGAATATCGGATAATTATTGAAGCAAAATCTTCTATCGATACAATAATAAAAAAAATATCTTCATCTAAGGGAATTGTATTAAAAACAATATCTTCTTTAAATATAATAAGTGCTAAGGTATCTAGTGCTATCATTGATAGATTATGTGAACTTCCAGCCATTGATTATATTACCTTAGATGATACTGCACTCTTGTGTGGTGTTGGAATTCATTCAGCAAATAACGTCTCCTACAAATTTAGCTTACCTGGTAGTGGGAAGGGTATTACTATAGGCATTGTAGATAGCGGTGTTTTCCCTCATCCTTGTCTAACTCGCCCTATAAATAAATTAAGAAAATTTTATGATCTAATTAATGATGTCCCATACCCCTACGATGATAATGGACATGGTACTTTTATAAGTGGTGTAATCTGTGGTGACGGCAAGGATTCTAAAAATATGTATAAAGGCATAGCCTCTTCCTCAAATATATTCATGGTTAAAGCTTTTGATGCCATGGGCAGAGGATATATTTCTGATATACTCTTTGCTATTGATACTATCATTTCCTCTGCTGAAGAGGAAAATATAAAAATATTATGCCTTCCTTTTGAAACTTTAACCTATGATAAACATATAAATTCTTACTTTTATAACATCTTTAATTTATGCAAATCAAAAAATATTATAGTTATAGTCCCATCTGGAAATAACCGAAATCAACAAGACTCTATAAGAGGAATAGCTACACTATCAAATTGCATCACTGTAGGCGGTATAAGTTCATCATTAGGATATACTAACTATGAATACTCCTCCTTAGGTGATGGAAAGTTTAGCAAAAAACCAGATTTCTTAGCTGCTTGTGTAGAAATTACTTCTCTTAATACTGATAAGAATTATGTATCTATAAAAAATGGACTTAAACAATATCCTCATAAACTTGACAAGCCTTATGTAAACTTTACTGGTACATCCATATCCTGTGCCTATCTTTCTGCATTATGTTCGATAATCTATGAAATTAAACCAACATTAACAACTGAAGATATATATAGTCTTCTTATTTTATCATCTCGCCGCATTGATACATTAGGTGATAACCAAGGTCATGGCATTATAAATGTCGAATTGTTATCATCAAATCTAAAAGAATAA
- a CDS encoding type IA DNA topoisomerase: protein MSKVIIAEKPSVAKNIAEALKSNIRKDGYLEGNGYYITWAFGHLLQLYDAKDYDEKMAKWKMDNFPFIPKAFKYKVKNDSKKKDKPDAGAKKQLKIIEELINRNDVDMVISACDYDREGQIIGDIITGYLKVKKPVYRLLQNEWTADEVIKGMEKIKPNTEMKSLRDAGISRQWADWTIGINLTSVATLKYQRGKGNPLNIGRVLLPTLKIIYDRDKEIANFVPDNYFKLNATFKTSDNIEYEGAYIEKEQEKEQEKFKEREKLDEISKKMKGCTGVIVDKQTEKKKEYPPYLFNLSNLQGYITSKYKGWTSDKVLKVAQGLYEKKYITYPRTASVVLEESLADRAAKVLNTLKKSLPFQEEVKFIKNKRIFDNSKVESHSAIIPTYLEPKTLSGDEEKVYSAIKNRFIAQFMPIAESEETKIFTRIKNFDLDGIFISKGKVQIVEGWKKVEKIESKDTILPFVNINDEVDTIKTKVSAHSTKPPKRHTEKTLLRVMETCGKKFDEEQSDQMMDAILSGFSIGTPATRAETIKKLKDIGYIYTEGKNLICSELGVKLVETFPIQELFDLEYTGRLEKTLADMEKGKVEKEDFLKLIFDFTTNAINQIKGDKENVINQYEGELVKGESLGKCPCCGNDVIEGKIGFGCSNWRSGCKYVVWKEDKFLMSMGKKITKDMVMSLLADGKVAIKGLKSRKGNIFDASLSYEKNKDNDYFSWKMEFLNSQESKNRT, encoded by the coding sequence ATGAGCAAGGTGATAATCGCAGAGAAACCATCTGTGGCAAAAAATATAGCAGAAGCTTTAAAAAGCAATATAAGAAAAGATGGTTATTTAGAAGGTAACGGCTATTATATAACTTGGGCATTTGGTCATCTTCTTCAATTATACGATGCTAAAGATTACGACGAGAAAATGGCTAAGTGGAAGATGGATAACTTTCCGTTTATACCAAAAGCGTTTAAGTATAAAGTAAAGAATGATTCTAAGAAAAAGGATAAACCTGACGCAGGAGCAAAAAAGCAATTAAAGATTATCGAAGAGCTTATAAACAGAAATGATGTAGATATGGTCATTTCTGCCTGTGACTATGATAGAGAGGGACAAATCATTGGTGATATAATAACAGGCTACTTGAAGGTGAAGAAGCCTGTTTATAGACTCCTCCAAAATGAATGGACAGCAGATGAAGTTATAAAGGGAATGGAGAAAATAAAGCCAAACACTGAGATGAAATCTTTGAGAGATGCTGGTATAAGTAGGCAGTGGGCAGATTGGACTATTGGAATAAACTTAACTTCTGTTGCAACATTAAAATATCAAAGAGGAAAAGGTAATCCATTAAATATAGGAAGGGTTTTACTTCCTACTTTGAAGATTATTTATGATAGAGATAAAGAGATAGCAAATTTTGTTCCAGACAATTACTTCAAGTTAAATGCTACTTTCAAAACCTCAGATAATATAGAATATGAAGGCGCTTATATTGAAAAAGAACAGGAAAAAGAGCAAGAGAAGTTCAAGGAACGAGAAAAACTAGACGAGATAAGTAAGAAAATGAAAGGTTGCACAGGTGTAATTGTAGATAAACAAACAGAAAAAAAGAAGGAATATCCTCCATATCTATTTAATTTGTCAAACTTACAAGGTTATATAACTAGTAAATATAAAGGGTGGACTTCTGATAAAGTTCTAAAAGTTGCTCAGGGATTGTATGAGAAAAAGTACATAACATATCCAAGAACTGCTTCAGTGGTATTAGAAGAAAGTCTTGCGGATAGAGCAGCTAAGGTACTAAACACATTAAAAAAATCATTACCTTTTCAAGAAGAAGTAAAATTCATCAAGAATAAGAGAATATTTGATAATTCTAAGGTTGAGAGCCATAGCGCAATAATACCTACATATTTAGAGCCTAAGACTTTAAGCGGTGATGAAGAAAAGGTTTATAGTGCGATAAAAAATAGATTTATAGCGCAGTTCATGCCTATAGCAGAAAGTGAAGAAACAAAGATTTTTACGAGAATAAAAAACTTTGATTTGGACGGAATTTTTATATCAAAGGGTAAGGTGCAAATAGTAGAGGGATGGAAAAAGGTAGAGAAAATAGAATCTAAAGATACTATACTTCCTTTTGTAAATATCAATGATGAAGTAGATACTATTAAGACAAAGGTTTCGGCACATTCAACTAAACCACCTAAAAGACATACGGAAAAGACACTTCTTAGGGTTATGGAGACTTGTGGTAAAAAATTTGATGAAGAACAAAGTGATCAAATGATGGACGCAATTTTGAGTGGATTTAGTATAGGAACTCCAGCTACAAGAGCTGAAACTATAAAGAAGCTTAAGGATATTGGGTATATATACACTGAAGGAAAAAATCTTATATGTAGTGAATTAGGAGTAAAGTTAGTAGAAACTTTTCCTATACAGGAACTCTTTGACCTTGAATATACAGGTCGATTAGAGAAAACTTTAGCAGATATGGAAAAGGGAAAAGTAGAAAAGGAAGACTTCTTGAAGTTGATATTTGACTTTACTACTAATGCTATTAATCAGATTAAAGGTGATAAAGAAAACGTGATTAACCAATATGAAGGGGAATTAGTCAAAGGTGAATCTCTAGGGAAGTGCCCATGTTGTGGTAATGATGTAATTGAAGGAAAAATTGGGTTTGGGTGCAGTAATTGGCGAAGTGGATGTAAATATGTAGTTTGGAAAGAAGATAAATTTTTAATGTCTATGGGAAAGAAAATAACTAAGGATATGGTGATGTCTTTGCTTGCAGATGGTAAAGTTGCTATAAAAGGACTTAAAAGTAGGAAAGGCAATATCTTTGATGCAAGCTTATCCTATGAAAAAAATAAAGATAATGATTATTTTAGCTGGAAGATGGAATTTTTAAATAGTCAGGAGTCGAAGAATAGGACATAA